The genomic segment TAGCATAAAAAATATTTATATATATAGTCAAAATGAAATCAGTTCAATTAAAATTGCAGAAGATGTATTAAAGAATACAGGTTTATCACTGGGAATAATAAAAGATATAAAAAAAGTAGAAAGATTTGATATAATAATTAACTTTAAGGATGATACAGATTTTATAAATTGGGTAAAAGAAAAAAGTGTGATTTTTAATATATATAATAATATTTGTTATAATGAAAGTAAATCTATTATAGTAGAAGACTTTATTTTTAATAGTAGTAATAATTTTAATTTTAAATCTAATATTCCATCCTCTATTTATAAATATAATCATGGGTTTAGAATGAAAGATTTTGTTAAGGTAAAAGTTAACAATGATATTGTTAATAAAGAAGAATTTTATAAGCTTGTTAATTGTTCTTGACATTATTACTAGTCTAAATTATAATATTGAACATATATGTAAAACTAATAGGGGAAATTTTAAATTAAAGAAAGTGAGAGGGATTTAATGGCACAAAATAAAAAGGTAGTATTGACAGTAGAGGGACTTAAAAAAATTGAATCAGAACTGGAACAATTAAAAACAGTTAGACGTAAAGAAGTAGCAGGAAGAATAAAAACAGCCATAGCTTTTGGAGATTTAAGTGAGAATTCAGAATATGATGAAGCAAAAAATGAACAAGCTCAAGTTGAAGAAAGAATATTTAAGCTAGAAAATATGGTTAGAAATGCAGAAATAATAGATGATGAAGATATATCTTTAGAAGTTATAAGTGTAGGCTCAAAAGTTAAGGTATTAGATATGGAATTTGATGAAGAGGTTGTTTATTCCATAGTAGGGTCAGCTGAAGCAGATCCTTATGATGGGAAAATATCAAATGAATCCCCGGTTGGAGATGCATTACTTGGAAAAGAGGTAGGAGAAGTAGTTGAAGTTCAAGTTCCAGATGGTATCATAAAATATAAAGTATTAGAAATAAGTAGATAAAATGGAGGTATCGCCTAAGATGAGTAATGAAGAAAATAACTTAAGTGAATTGTTGCAGATAAGAAGAGAGAAATTAGAAAAACTGAAAGAAATGGGAAAAGATCCATTTAAAATTGAAAAATATGAACCTACTCATCATAGTAAGGATATCATAGATAATTATGATGATATTGAAGGTGAATCTGTAACTATAGCTGGAAGGATAATGGCTAAAAGAGGTCAAGGAAAAGTAGGATTTTATGATGTTCAAGATAGTAAAGGAAGAATACAGGTATTTGCTAAGAAAAATCTCTTAGGAGAAGAAGAATATGAATTATTAAAAACCTATGATATAGGAGATATAATAGGTATTGATGGAGAAGTATTTAAAACTAAGATGGGGGAGGTTTCTATTAGAGCAAAAAAAATAGATTTACTTTCTAAGTCTCTTCAAATCTTACCTGATAAGTGGCATGGTCTTAAAGATCCAGATTTAAGATATAGAATGAGGTACACTGATTT from the Senegalia massiliensis genome contains:
- the greA gene encoding transcription elongation factor GreA, translating into MAQNKKVVLTVEGLKKIESELEQLKTVRRKEVAGRIKTAIAFGDLSENSEYDEAKNEQAQVEERIFKLENMVRNAEIIDDEDISLEVISVGSKVKVLDMEFDEEVVYSIVGSAEADPYDGKISNESPVGDALLGKEVGEVVEVQVPDGIIKYKVLEISR